From a region of the Etheostoma cragini isolate CJK2018 chromosome 22, CSU_Ecrag_1.0, whole genome shotgun sequence genome:
- the LOC117937833 gene encoding carbonic anhydrase 1-like isoform X2, protein MSWGYAENNGPDKWADNYPIANGPRQSPIDIVSGASSYDKGLKPLKLKYDPSTCLEILNNGHSFQVTFADDTDSSTLKDGPISGIYRLKQFHFHWGASDDKGSEHTVNGTKYPAELHLVHWNTKYANFGEAASKPDGLAVVGVFLQIGAQNASLQTIIDAFTAIKAKGQQTTLAGFDPSTLLPGCLDYWTYEGSLTTPPLLESVTWIVCKQPISLSADQMAKFRSLLFSAKGEAECCMVDNYRPPQPLKGRSVRASFQ, encoded by the exons ATGTCTTGGGGATACGCAGAGAACAACG GACCCGACAAATGGGCTGATAACTACCCTATTGCCAATGGACCCCGCCAGTCTCCCATTGACATCGTCAGTGGTGCATCATCGTACGACAAGGGGCTGAAGCCGCTCAAGCTGAAGTACGACCCGTCCACCTGCCTCGAAATCCTCAACAACGGACATTCCTTCCAAGTGACCTTCGCAGATGACACCGACAGCTCAA CTCTGAAAGATGGCCCCATCTCAGGAATCTACAGGCTCAAGCAGTTTCATTTCCACTGGGGAGCTTCTGATGACAAGGGCTCCGAACATACTGTGAACGGGACCAAGTATCCTGCTGAG CTCCATCTGGTGCACTGGAACACCAAATACGCAAATTTTGGCGAGGCTGCTAGCAAGCCTGATGGGCTTGCTGTTGTTGGGGTATTCCTGCAG ATTGGTGCTCAAAATGCCAGTCTTCAGACGATTATTGATGCCTTTACAGCTATCAAGGCCAAA GGCCAGCAGACCACTTTGGCTGGCTTTGACCCTTCTACCTTGCTACCTGGTTGCCTAGACTACTGGACATATGAAGGCTCCCTGACCACACCTCCTCTGCTGGAGAGCGTTACCTGGATTGTCTGCAAACAGCCTATCAGTCTCAGCGCTGACCAG ATGGCCAAATTCCGCAGCCTGCTCTTCTCCGCTAAGGGTGAGGCCGAGTGCTGCATGGTGGACAACTACCGCCCTCCCCAGCCTCTCAAGGGTCGCTCTGTCCGTGCTTCCTTCCAGTAA
- the LOC117937833 gene encoding carbonic anhydrase 1-like isoform X1, which yields MIDDNCIILLFLGPDKWADNYPIANGPRQSPIDIVSGASSYDKGLKPLKLKYDPSTCLEILNNGHSFQVTFADDTDSSTLKDGPISGIYRLKQFHFHWGASDDKGSEHTVNGTKYPAELHLVHWNTKYANFGEAASKPDGLAVVGVFLQIGAQNASLQTIIDAFTAIKAKGQQTTLAGFDPSTLLPGCLDYWTYEGSLTTPPLLESVTWIVCKQPISLSADQMAKFRSLLFSAKGEAECCMVDNYRPPQPLKGRSVRASFQ from the exons ATGATTGATGACAATTGTATTATCCTACTGTTTTTAGGACCCGACAAATGGGCTGATAACTACCCTATTGCCAATGGACCCCGCCAGTCTCCCATTGACATCGTCAGTGGTGCATCATCGTACGACAAGGGGCTGAAGCCGCTCAAGCTGAAGTACGACCCGTCCACCTGCCTCGAAATCCTCAACAACGGACATTCCTTCCAAGTGACCTTCGCAGATGACACCGACAGCTCAA CTCTGAAAGATGGCCCCATCTCAGGAATCTACAGGCTCAAGCAGTTTCATTTCCACTGGGGAGCTTCTGATGACAAGGGCTCCGAACATACTGTGAACGGGACCAAGTATCCTGCTGAG CTCCATCTGGTGCACTGGAACACCAAATACGCAAATTTTGGCGAGGCTGCTAGCAAGCCTGATGGGCTTGCTGTTGTTGGGGTATTCCTGCAG ATTGGTGCTCAAAATGCCAGTCTTCAGACGATTATTGATGCCTTTACAGCTATCAAGGCCAAA GGCCAGCAGACCACTTTGGCTGGCTTTGACCCTTCTACCTTGCTACCTGGTTGCCTAGACTACTGGACATATGAAGGCTCCCTGACCACACCTCCTCTGCTGGAGAGCGTTACCTGGATTGTCTGCAAACAGCCTATCAGTCTCAGCGCTGACCAG ATGGCCAAATTCCGCAGCCTGCTCTTCTCCGCTAAGGGTGAGGCCGAGTGCTGCATGGTGGACAACTACCGCCCTCCCCAGCCTCTCAAGGGTCGCTCTGTCCGTGCTTCCTTCCAGTAA